CAAACCTTTGTATACATACCTAGTCATAAAACAGAAGATCAACAAGAGAGTGGCTGCTTTTACAATAATTCTTCTGACTATTGTCCTTATCCTTATACCCCTGTATCTCCTGATGACTATAATCATAGTTCAGTTACAGAGTGTACTTTTTGATACGGACACTTTGCTGGCCCAGCTCTCAAATATCAATACATATCTGGATCAACTTTATCTAGCCAGTCTGCCAATTGAGATCAATTTGCAGGAGAAACTCACAGAATTAGTTGCAGCAGGAGCAAACTATTTTAGTATATTGCTTGTAAATGCTGTCCAGAGTCTTGGTCAGAGGGTAATAGAATTTGTTATTATGTACTTCCTGCTCTATTACCTGCTTGTTGGCATAAATTCAACCTGTTCTCTGAAACTTACAAATGCAATACCTTTCAGCAAAGAGAACACAGTATTGTTACAAAAGGAATTTACAAATATTGTCAATGCGACACTTGTAAGTTCAGGAATTATTGCTATTGTACAGGGCGGTTTGCTTACAATTACGTTCCTTCTGCTTGGAGTTTCCGGAGCTTTTCTATGGGGGTTTGTGGCCATGATATTGTCATTCCTGCCTGTTGTAGGTGCAACAATAATATGGATCCCGGCTGTCATGATCCAGATAGTTCAGCAGGATTATTTTACGGCCGTTGGAATTCTTATTGGTGGAATTATTCTCAGTTCTATTGATAATCTCCTCAGGCCGATCATACAGGACAGGGTTGGAAGAATCCACCCACTTGAATCGCTCATAGGAGTTATCATAGGGCTGAATCTGTTTGGCTTGCTGGGAATTATCATCGGACCATTGCTGATATCATATGTTGCTCTTATGGCAAAAATGTTCAATGATGAATACCTTTCTGAAAGCAAGAAAGACATAGATGAATGATGTTTTACAGATTTTGAGCATATTTTAACAACCAACTCGCTGGCAATTTTTATATACAAGCATTGCGGAATACAATTGCTGATTTCCGTGCAACATTGCGCAGAAAGATAAAATGCAATTAGTATTCTGAAGTGATCCATGTGCTACCTGACAAAGAACTTATTGACCGGGCAATTGAAGCTGCCTTAAACTTTAATGATGAAGAGGCATGCAAAGTTGCACAGGAGGCACTGGAGCTTGGAATTGATACTCAGTACCTTTTAGAGCATGGTTTTCATGCAGCACTTTCTTTGATGAAGGATATGTTCGATGAAGGAAGGATCTTTCTCCCGCATATGATCGCTGCTGCGGAAGCTGTGGAAGCAGCCACCAGAATTTTGATGCCGGCTAAAAAGAATACACTGGCAAGATCCAAAGGTATTGTACTTCTTGGCACCATTGAAGGCGATATTCATTCTATCGGCAAGGACATAGTTGCAACGTCCCTTCAGATAGACGGCTATGAGGTGATCGATCTTGGAGTGGATGTACCTATAGAAACCTTTGTCGAGGAGGCCATCAAATTCCACCCGGATGTGATTGCTACATCTGCCCTGATGACGATAACCATGACTAACCAGCTAACACTTGAAGAGAGTCTCAGGGATGCAGGAATAAGGAATAAAGTAAAGACAATGGTTGGCGGAACACCTGTCACGCCTGAATGGGCCGAGAAGATTGGCGCTGACATATACGGCGCAGATGCATCCGATGCAGTCCGAAAGGTTAATTCAGTCATGTGGCCTGAAAAAGAAGAACAATTGATCACTGATAAAAAGGTTTGTTCTGAAAAAGTCTGTTACTAAAAAACAGATGCAATCTGATAGCAATTTCTTTTTTCTAAAGTAAGAAATTATAGAAAAATTACTTTTGTAGCCGAAGAACCAGAACGCAGGCAAAAATGAAAGCTTTTTGGGAGAGATGATGTTAGGGAATGCAGAGGGAATCTGCCTGCGTTCTGTTATTTTAATTCGTTTTTACGTTTTTCTCTTCGGCGTTTTCCGATGAACACATCGTACCACCTATGGTCAGCAAAGCCCTGGTCAAAGAGGATTTGTGACCGCACACCCTAGTATCCCGAAATAATATATAAATATTTCTACATTATAGTATATTATGAGACTCATCATTATGAGATATTGGATTTTGGGAGAAAAGAGTTAGTGTACAACTAGCAGGAATCAATAAG
The sequence above is a segment of the uncultured Methanolobus sp. genome. Coding sequences within it:
- a CDS encoding B12-binding domain-containing protein encodes the protein MLPDKELIDRAIEAALNFNDEEACKVAQEALELGIDTQYLLEHGFHAALSLMKDMFDEGRIFLPHMIAAAEAVEAATRILMPAKKNTLARSKGIVLLGTIEGDIHSIGKDIVATSLQIDGYEVIDLGVDVPIETFVEEAIKFHPDVIATSALMTITMTNQLTLEESLRDAGIRNKVKTMVGGTPVTPEWAEKIGADIYGADASDAVRKVNSVMWPEKEEQLITDKKVCSEKVCY
- a CDS encoding AI-2E family transporter codes for the protein MKNSSKMIQALLILVILAAVLVYALYPYINAFFGAFILYVVFKPLYTYLVIKQKINKRVAAFTIILLTIVLILIPLYLLMTIIIVQLQSVLFDTDTLLAQLSNINTYLDQLYLASLPIEINLQEKLTELVAAGANYFSILLVNAVQSLGQRVIEFVIMYFLLYYLLVGINSTCSLKLTNAIPFSKENTVLLQKEFTNIVNATLVSSGIIAIVQGGLLTITFLLLGVSGAFLWGFVAMILSFLPVVGATIIWIPAVMIQIVQQDYFTAVGILIGGIILSSIDNLLRPIIQDRVGRIHPLESLIGVIIGLNLFGLLGIIIGPLLISYVALMAKMFNDEYLSESKKDIDE